Below is a window of Oryza brachyantha chromosome 10, ObraRS2, whole genome shotgun sequence DNA.
TCCACAtcaccttcttttttttctccggaCCGCACCCGGCATCAATAATTTATGCTCCTAACTCAACGACCCCTTCTAGAATCTGTAGCTTATAATAGATTTCACTAATCAACCAGCTGTTCTTTTTTCTGGCATGTGAACCACACAGTTTAATTATGCTGTCTTGCAGGTTCAGATTCGTTAAGCTGGATATCTCAACTTAATTCCCTTTCCGCTTTCCTTCTCCATCGCCGTATTAAAGTGCTCCGTGCTCCAGGTCGCTTGCAGCATATTCGCGAAAGATACGCGTCTTTCTTCTGGattgtgtttatatttataagttaaaatttaaatttttattcttaaattttaagttgattttagggtatcttatcaaatttatttttcagttttggctttcacattactaaaataactatataaaagttttattacgAGTTATTTTCCGTTCGTAAATacgttgtttggttttttttttataaaaaactaaccAATCACcatatcaaaatatcaaatctagcttcaaagaaaatatatccGGCAGCGACATTTCGGTTGTTCAGAACCTGCCCCCACGCAAGATCTCAGATTCCTCTCCAGCTACATGGGAGAGGAGAAACACGACCATTGAGGTCGCTTTTCATCTCACTGAATGATTGGCCCAAATTATGGTGGTATATAATACTATTTTCGTCACCGGTTGTTTGACgccattaattttttgacatatattagaccatttgttttattcaaattcttttgtaaaatatataaagttatatatatgtgcataaaactatatttaacaataaatgaaatgatataaaaataattaataattatgaaaatttcttgaataagacgaatagtcaaacgtgtataaaaaaagtcgATACCAATTCGGCAGGTGGCAAAGAAACGTCTTGATTAATCTCTTGGCATGGGAGATGCATGACGGGGTAGGTTAAAAAGACAGCCAAGAACTGTGACCACAATGACCAGGTGCACCTCCCCGGTAATACCCCAGTTGGTAcgccgctgctgctcttctcatcatcatcattcatGACTCCAAAGTCTCCTCGGCCATGTGGAGATGCATCTCAGGGTTTATTCGCGGGATTTTAAGACATATCGGTATCATGGGTTTCGATAAATTTTGATTGCTTTTTGAGAAGTTTCTATTagattttgatcaaatttactATTTGACATCAGAATTTACCAAAAACTACTCAAAATTCTAACCGGAAATTGATCACGAGTCGCGTTGCGAAAACCGACCAGTTTTCGTCGGGCTCTGCAAAACCGAGTCTACGGTCTACCACACCAATTCAAGCCGTTGTCAGTTGTCACACAGCCAAGGTGCAGAGGCACTTCACCGTTTCAGAGCTCTGAATTCTGATAAGCTTTCACCGAAACGCGCCGGTTTCCCGGTGGAATTCTGTGGGTTGCAACGCGCGATGTGTCCGTTTCCAGCGCCAAATGTGGCCAAATTTCCCGCACGGTTCCATGTGCCACACATGCGGTGAAAAATTCGAACATTTTGATACGGGGATCTGAGCCTGCTTTCACTCGGGTCTCATGCTCCCGTGGTGTGCCTTTCATTTCTTGGTGGACCGAGTACTCTcaattttttggctttttcttatacttataaataaaaatttaaatttttaaagttaaatttaaggatattttaccattcttaaaaaatacctcaaagAATCAAGAATTtaagtacaaatttttagtacctcaaggtataaTGGACCTCAacgtaccacactttttacaataaaaagtgtggtaccttgaggtactttttgaaggatgataaaaaagctctaaatttaaagttgattttacagttttttcattcaagtttatttttcagtcttagctttttaaatcagtaaaaaatacatatataaacattttatttacagattatttttcatttacaaatatgttttttttttgtctttccaTGCAACAGGCAAACAATCCCCCCTGGTCTCTTACTATCTTTGGGTCACATGTGAGCTTGAGGTTGCAGCCTCTCCTGTGTTCTTGTGACTCTAGTTATCAGGGCCCTCACTTATCAGTGATAGTTACACACGCTCAGATCTTTTTCCCTGCCCCCTTGAAGGAGCCATTCGCCAGTGACAGGAGTAGCGCCTTGGATTGATTTGATTCCCCTGCCGGAAAAAGATGGTTGATAAAAGCAGTAATTTAACTGTTTTAAGTGTAGCTAAAAGCACAATCAGATGGTTGGAATGGTATCCTAATGCTTGCTTATTGGAGATTCTctgaaaaacaaatgttgCATAAAGATTCGGTGACCACCTCACAAGGCTCCACATGGATTCAGATTCCCCTGTCGGCTCTCGAATGAGGGCAAGATGctcccaaaagaaaaggagcatGTAAAAAGAATGCATCTGGTTGGTAAGAAATTATAAAAACCATTCAGATACTCATATCATTTTCTAAGATTAGCAGGGGATTGATTTCTcattaatatatcatatactaAGCAGAGACTCGTGTAGCTCGTGTGCGTTTTAAGTACCCAAGtagacatttttttcttggaggTAATCAACTATTTGACGGTTGGAATCCACATGGTTTAGTGGTATACATTACAAATCTCAACTGGAGCACACAAAATTACAAACATCAGAGCTCAGCTTGTAAGCAGAGAAGTAGATCAGCAAAAATGCAAAACATTAGCAGTGAGTACATTACATATTTACACTGATTCTGTACAAATTACAGTGCTCTGCAGTTAGTAACAACACCAAGATCAGATGAATCCTGGTTTAGGCTCCGCTCCAGGTCGAGCTAACCAAACACACACTAAATCAACGTAACACTGCATAGTGAGATGAGCTGAATACAGTTGAAGATCTAGGGGCAAATGGGGATTGAGAAATACTCCACTATCAATCAAGATCTAGCACACCAAAATTACATCAATCCTATCTGGGCCATCTTACAAGTCCTTTAGCTAGAAGGCGTCATTACCAGGATTAAACCTATGCACATAGCTAAGCCAGCAGCAGAAATGGTAAAGATTTTCTTATTGCATCTGTACAAAAATCGCATcagcgagcagcagcagcatcagcagctCACTGAAGCTGGTAGAGTGCTGGAATGGAGATGAGCCCCAGCTGACCAGTGATCCAATCTTGCGAAACTACTAGCTGATTTGGTGTGGATTCAGCTGTGTCTTGGATCGCCGGCCGCCTCATTGCAGGTCGTACACGTTGGAATCGGCGGCGTAGCAGCCAAGAACGCGGACGAACACGGCGAATCTCTCGATCTCCTTGATGGCGTCGAGGACGCGGGGGTCGTGGGAGGCGCCCTCGCAGTCGACGTAGAGGACGTGAGGGAACGCGCGGAGCGTCGGCGCGCCGCGGGCGTTCGTGTCGAGAATCATCACCGGGgtgcccgccgcgccgccgccgccgccgtcgttgttgttgatgacttccAGTTTGGTGAGGTTGATGTTGCGGGAGGAGAAAGCGGAGAGGACCTTGAGGACAACCATCATGGAGCCGCCCCGGTGGGCGACCACCATGCTGGTCTTGGCGTCGGCGTCCATGGGCAGCGTCACCGGCGAGGGCGGCTTGGAGAGCAGCAGGAAGCGGGTGACGTTCCAGGACTCGTCCTGGAGGCCGTGCGCGAGCACGTCGAGGCCGTAgaggtcggcggcgcgcgggctcgcgatggcggcggtgtcgAGCATCCGGTTGGACCGCAGCATctccacggcgccggcggtgtcCTCGACGGGCTCCCTGTCcacgccgagccgcgccagcGCGCGGCCGCAGTGCGCGAGCGCCATGGGGTGGCTAATCACCCGGCGCacctcggcggcgcggacaCCCGGCATGGCGAGGAGGCAGTAGTGCACGAACAGGTTGATCTCCTGCACGACGACGAGGTCATGCCTCAGCAGGAGGTCATAGTTCCGCAGCGCGGTGCCCTCCATGGTGGACTCAACCGGAAGAACCGCGcggtcgacggcgccg
It encodes the following:
- the LOC102720918 gene encoding arogenate dehydratase 3, chloroplastic-like — encoded protein: MAYTSSLHLHKHLLLPKTHCRKPAPSFIPVAKINGVNGHSKKAHINGEGGGKKGVNGKKVNGGEKAHINGRDRIHLSVSTGGAGGQDGFGLRVAFQGAPGAYSEFAAKTALPGCDTVPCRAFADALAAVDGGAVDRAVLPVESTMEGTALRNYDLLLRHDLVVVQEINLFVHYCLLAMPGVRAAEVRRVISHPMALAHCGRALARLGVDREPVEDTAGAVEMLRSNRMLDTAAIASPRAADLYGLDVLAHGLQDESWNVTRFLLLSKPPSPVTLPMDADAKTSMVVAHRGGSMMVVLKVLSAFSSRNINLTKLEVINNNDGGGGGAAGTPVMILDTNARGAPTLRAFPHVLYVDCEGASHDPRVLDAIKEIERFAVFVRVLGCYAADSNVYDLQ